In a single window of the Subtercola sp. PAMC28395 genome:
- a CDS encoding ferritin-like domain-containing protein: MAFDIDNYTKTSKNVAWEDLDFEDFRTNPLPPDTLRVIRYMADVEYHTVCYMRDMLVTPSHRDADVTGFMTMWNREEFWHGEALADVLRMHDIVLEFDELKSKRLKLGWKDRIDPVKQSVLSNLVGKDFIGVHMIWGAANEWSAVAAYKRLAEIEGNPVLAELLKRIAMQEARHVAFYATQARERLGKSVVAQKFARFALGKFWGPVGSTIMDKSEVKHVMGHIFGGPEGRKAVNAIDAHIAKMPGLQGLTIVADSLDANGITA; encoded by the coding sequence ATGGCCTTCGATATCGACAACTACACCAAGACCTCGAAGAACGTCGCCTGGGAAGACCTCGACTTCGAAGACTTCCGCACGAACCCTCTGCCTCCTGACACCCTGCGCGTCATTCGATATATGGCCGATGTGGAATACCACACCGTCTGCTACATGCGCGATATGCTCGTCACCCCCTCGCACCGCGATGCGGATGTGACCGGATTCATGACGATGTGGAACCGCGAGGAGTTCTGGCATGGCGAGGCGCTGGCCGATGTGCTGCGCATGCACGACATCGTGCTCGAGTTCGATGAGCTCAAGTCGAAGCGGTTGAAACTGGGCTGGAAAGATCGGATCGACCCCGTGAAGCAGTCGGTGCTCTCGAACCTCGTGGGCAAGGACTTCATCGGCGTGCACATGATCTGGGGCGCAGCCAACGAGTGGTCGGCCGTCGCCGCCTACAAGCGCCTTGCCGAGATCGAAGGCAACCCCGTGCTCGCCGAACTGCTCAAGCGCATCGCGATGCAGGAGGCACGGCACGTGGCGTTCTACGCAACGCAAGCTCGCGAGCGTCTCGGCAAGAGCGTTGTCGCCCAGAAGTTCGCGCGGTTCGCCCTGGGCAAGTTCTGGGGCCCGGTCGGCTCGACCATCATGGACAAGTCCGAAGTGAAGCACGTCATGGGGCACATCTTCGGGGGCCCAGAAGGGCGCAAGGCTGTTAACGCCATCGACGCCCACATCGCGAAGATGCCTGGCCTGCAGGGCCTGACGATTGTCGCCGACTCGCTCGACGCCAACGGGATCACTGCGTAG
- a CDS encoding histidine phosphatase family protein, translated as MRLLLIRHGQTIDNVNGALGTAIPGPGLTPLGKRQAAAIPDSLASIPVDAIYVSTLRRTHETAAPLALARGIQPVVLEGIHEIDAGDLEQRSDEEAIRSYMGTIFSWWGDFDARIPGGEDGNEFYGRYTAAIEQVAAAHPTGTVAVVSHGAAIRTWASYASQNIDAEFSKTHVLENTAVVVLEGSAADGWVTTYWADEPIGGAGLEDHSAPDPTAGGNGAES; from the coding sequence ATGCGACTACTCCTGATCAGACACGGCCAGACGATCGACAATGTGAACGGCGCGCTCGGCACCGCGATTCCGGGGCCGGGCCTGACGCCTCTCGGCAAACGCCAGGCCGCGGCAATTCCCGATTCGCTGGCGTCGATCCCGGTCGACGCGATCTATGTCTCGACGTTGCGACGTACCCACGAGACCGCAGCGCCGCTCGCGCTGGCGCGGGGAATTCAGCCGGTTGTGCTCGAGGGAATCCACGAGATCGATGCCGGTGACCTCGAACAGCGCTCCGATGAGGAGGCGATCCGCAGCTATATGGGCACGATCTTCTCGTGGTGGGGCGACTTCGACGCCCGTATTCCGGGCGGAGAAGACGGTAACGAGTTCTACGGCCGTTACACGGCAGCGATCGAGCAGGTCGCCGCAGCCCACCCCACGGGAACCGTCGCGGTGGTCAGCCATGGAGCTGCCATCCGCACCTGGGCATCGTATGCCTCCCAGAACATCGACGCTGAGTTCAGCAAGACGCACGTACTCGAGAACACGGCAGTCGTCGTGCTCGAGGGCTCGGCAGCAGACGGCTGGGTGACGACCTACTGGGCCGACGAGCCCATCGGCGGCG